One genomic window of Haloferax mediterranei ATCC 33500 includes the following:
- a CDS encoding carbohydrate ABC transporter permease, whose translation MSVRDDLADRFGVDFETIDPVRVVLYTTLVGLIAFYLSPLESGLMTALKTEAEFATSPPFVPPTVDGFTLKPFGVALDTLSSAILNSIMLAVPATILSALLGSFAAYGLTNFEWRGQLGVVTLFIAGIFIPYQAVLIPLSRLWAIVNTKELLAPVLDITVFSAQVPVLGTVELATHPHYASIINLIITHAAYGIPITTLLFRSYYKKLSTEMLEAARLDGASAFTVYRRIVLPLSTPMFAVTLIYQFTQIWNDLLFALVIIPSGSGPAAVATIALNELTGGIIQTFNTQMAGAFVAALPTLLVYVLFGDKFAKGVAGEA comes from the coding sequence ATGAGCGTCCGCGACGACCTCGCAGACCGCTTTGGCGTCGACTTCGAAACCATCGACCCGGTTCGCGTCGTTCTCTACACGACTCTCGTCGGTCTCATCGCGTTCTACCTCTCGCCCCTCGAGTCCGGACTGATGACCGCGCTGAAGACGGAAGCCGAGTTCGCCACGTCGCCGCCTTTCGTACCGCCGACGGTCGACGGCTTCACGCTCAAACCCTTCGGCGTCGCCCTCGACACGCTGTCGTCGGCCATCCTCAACAGCATCATGCTGGCCGTGCCGGCGACGATTCTGTCGGCGCTCCTCGGAAGCTTCGCGGCGTACGGTCTCACGAACTTCGAGTGGCGCGGCCAACTCGGCGTCGTCACGCTGTTCATCGCGGGTATCTTCATCCCGTACCAGGCCGTGTTGATTCCGCTGTCGCGGCTCTGGGCCATCGTGAACACGAAAGAGTTGCTCGCGCCCGTGCTCGACATCACGGTGTTTTCGGCACAGGTGCCCGTCCTCGGGACGGTCGAACTCGCCACGCACCCGCACTACGCGAGCATCATCAACCTCATCATTACCCACGCGGCCTACGGCATCCCCATCACGACGCTCCTGTTCCGGAGTTACTACAAGAAACTCTCGACGGAGATGCTGGAAGCCGCCCGCCTCGACGGTGCGAGCGCATTTACGGTCTACCGACGTATTGTACTCCCACTGTCGACACCGATGTTCGCGGTGACGCTCATCTACCAGTTCACGCAGATCTGGAACGACCTGCTGTTCGCGCTGGTTATCATCCCTTCGGGGTCCGGTCCCGCGGCGGTGGCGACCATCGCGCTCAACGAACTGACCGGTGGCATCATCCAGACGTTCAACACGCAGATGGCCGGCGCGTTCGTCGCCGCTCTGCCGACGTTGCTCGTCTACGTCCTGTTCGGCGACAAGTTCGCAAAGGGGGTCGCGGGCGAAGCATGA
- a CDS encoding HhH-GPD family protein yields MSDAASELPSELDREAVQTALIEWYEDDHRDFPWRRTDDPYEILVSEVMSQQTQLGRVVDAWEAFLDEWPTPEDLAEADRADVVGFWTSHRLGYNNRAKYLHEAARQVVEDHDGDFPRTPDGLSELMGVGPYTANAVASFAFNNGDAVVDTNVKRVLHRAFAVPDDDAAFETAASELMPDGESRVWNNAIMELGGVACEKTPTCDESGCPWRQFCHAYETGDFTAPDVPTQPSFEGSRRQFRGRVVRILGEYDELGLDELGPRVRVDYGGDTGESWLRDLVDDLSSDGLVDINESDDEIRVSLAK; encoded by the coding sequence ATGAGTGACGCGGCGTCCGAACTCCCCTCCGAACTCGACCGCGAGGCAGTCCAGACCGCGCTAATCGAGTGGTACGAGGACGACCACCGGGATTTCCCGTGGCGGCGCACCGACGACCCCTACGAGATTCTCGTCTCCGAAGTGATGAGCCAGCAGACCCAACTCGGGCGCGTAGTCGACGCGTGGGAAGCCTTCCTCGACGAGTGGCCCACTCCGGAAGACCTCGCAGAGGCCGACAGAGCCGACGTGGTCGGCTTCTGGACGAGCCACCGACTTGGCTACAACAACCGGGCGAAGTACCTCCACGAGGCGGCCCGACAGGTGGTCGAAGACCACGACGGCGACTTCCCGCGGACACCCGACGGCCTCTCGGAACTCATGGGCGTCGGCCCGTACACCGCCAACGCCGTGGCCTCGTTCGCGTTCAACAACGGCGACGCTGTGGTCGACACCAACGTCAAGCGCGTTCTCCACCGCGCCTTCGCCGTCCCCGATGACGACGCGGCCTTCGAGACCGCCGCTTCGGAACTCATGCCCGACGGCGAGTCCCGCGTCTGGAACAACGCTATCATGGAGTTGGGTGGCGTGGCCTGTGAGAAAACGCCGACGTGCGACGAATCCGGGTGTCCGTGGCGACAGTTCTGTCACGCCTACGAGACCGGCGATTTCACCGCTCCCGACGTGCCGACACAGCCGAGTTTCGAGGGAAGTAGGCGGCAATTTCGGGGGCGAGTCGTTCGGATTCTCGGCGAGTACGACGAACTCGGATTGGACGAGTTAGGTCCACGGGTTCGTGTCGATTACGGCGGCGATACCGGCGAGTCGTGGCTTCGTGACCTTGTTGACGACCTTTCTTCGGACGGACTGGTCGATATCAACGAATCCGACGACGAAATTCGTGTTTCGCTGGCGAAGTGA
- a CDS encoding YIP1 family protein, which translates to MTTWVETPREGRDRGLTGILRAWVAVLVSPRRFFRDGVAPGDQAPGLLFAISVALVYQSLQFVFAPATIPVIGGGPVASALVALLVIALFVAPALLHLTAAIQTALLIPLLSQRAGVSETVQVIAYATAPCAFAAVPILSVLIPGFSIPVLRAICAVYGAVLLAVGISEVHQTSLPKAILATAVPSGVVFGYAFGGFQALSNINAALMTVLG; encoded by the coding sequence GTGACTACTTGGGTCGAGACCCCCCGCGAGGGCCGTGACCGTGGGTTAACTGGTATCCTTCGCGCGTGGGTCGCCGTGCTCGTCAGCCCCCGTCGGTTCTTCCGTGACGGTGTCGCTCCCGGCGATCAGGCTCCCGGACTCTTGTTTGCCATCTCCGTCGCGCTCGTCTACCAGAGTCTCCAGTTCGTCTTCGCACCGGCCACGATTCCGGTTATCGGAGGCGGGCCAGTCGCTTCGGCGCTCGTCGCGCTCTTGGTCATTGCGCTCTTTGTCGCGCCGGCACTGCTTCACCTGACGGCGGCGATACAGACCGCGCTCCTCATCCCGCTTCTCTCTCAGCGCGCCGGCGTGAGCGAGACCGTTCAGGTCATCGCTTACGCCACTGCGCCGTGTGCATTTGCCGCGGTTCCGATTCTCAGCGTTCTGATTCCCGGTTTTTCGATACCCGTTCTTCGAGCGATTTGTGCGGTCTACGGGGCTGTCCTCCTCGCAGTCGGCATCAGCGAGGTCCATCAAACTTCGCTCCCGAAGGCGATTCTCGCGACGGCCGTTCCGTCCGGAGTTGTCTTCGGATATGCCTTCGGCGGCTTTCAGGCGCTCTCGAATATCAACGCAGCGCTAATGACCGTGCTCGGCTGA
- a CDS encoding ABC transporter ATP-binding protein, giving the protein MADLTLDHVSKFFDDGGSKVVAVDDASVTIEDGEFLVLVGPSGCGKSTTLRMIAGLETVSEGQIRLGDERMDNRPPRDRDIAMVFQSYALYPHMSVRGNMRFGLEESTDMADADIDAVVEETADMLGIADLLDRKPGELSGGQQQRVALGRAIVRDPEVFLMDEPLSNLDAKLRSQMRTELQRLQEELGVTTVYVTHDQTEAMTMGDRIAILNDGELQQVATPLEAYHRPANRFVAGFIGEPSMNFFEMEVHGDTLANDTFTYDLSPRSKEAVEGTSRVTLGIRPEDVELVSDDELDHTYETSVDVVEPMGNENAVYLEFGTERRFVATVGGMRRVEAGQSAVARLPEEAIHLFDAATGEALQNRSLESADLAEPEPRA; this is encoded by the coding sequence ATGGCTGACCTCACACTCGACCACGTATCGAAGTTCTTCGACGATGGCGGCTCCAAAGTCGTCGCCGTCGACGACGCCTCCGTGACCATCGAGGACGGCGAATTCCTCGTCCTCGTCGGTCCTTCGGGGTGTGGTAAATCGACCACGCTCCGCATGATTGCCGGACTAGAAACCGTCTCGGAGGGCCAGATTCGACTCGGCGACGAACGGATGGACAACCGCCCGCCCCGCGACCGGGACATCGCGATGGTGTTCCAGTCGTACGCGCTCTACCCGCACATGTCGGTTCGGGGCAACATGCGATTCGGCCTCGAAGAATCGACCGACATGGCCGACGCCGACATCGACGCAGTCGTCGAAGAGACCGCCGACATGCTCGGCATCGCCGACCTGCTCGACCGCAAACCCGGCGAGCTCTCCGGCGGCCAGCAACAGCGCGTCGCACTCGGTCGCGCCATCGTCCGCGACCCGGAAGTGTTCCTGATGGACGAGCCGCTTTCGAACCTCGACGCCAAGCTCCGTTCACAGATGCGGACGGAACTCCAGCGCCTGCAAGAAGAACTCGGCGTGACGACCGTCTACGTCACTCACGACCAGACGGAGGCGATGACGATGGGCGACCGCATCGCCATCCTCAACGACGGCGAACTCCAGCAGGTTGCCACGCCGTTGGAGGCGTATCACCGCCCGGCAAACCGCTTCGTCGCGGGCTTCATCGGCGAACCGTCGATGAACTTCTTCGAGATGGAGGTCCACGGCGACACCCTCGCCAACGACACCTTCACGTACGACCTGTCTCCCCGCTCGAAAGAAGCAGTCGAAGGAACCAGCCGTGTCACGCTCGGTATCCGTCCCGAAGACGTGGAACTCGTCTCGGATGACGAACTCGACCACACCTACGAGACGAGCGTCGACGTGGTCGAACCGATGGGTAACGAGAACGCGGTCTACCTCGAATTCGGTACCGAACGGCGCTTCGTCGCCACCGTCGGCGGGATGCGCCGGGTCGAAGCGGGCCAATCGGCTGTCGCTCGCCTTCCCGAAGAAGCTATTCACCTGTTCGATGCCGCGACCGGCGAAGCGCTCCAGAACCGGTCGCTGGAATCGGCAGACCTCGCAGAACCCGAACCACGGGCCTGA
- a CDS encoding NADPH-dependent FMN reductase, which yields MAQPHIVALCGSLRDGSYTRLALEHALAGASEAGGTTELVDLRELDLPTLNPDYDEQGDSAELTRIIDEADAVILGTPVYHGSYSGVLKNALDHCGFDEFGDKTVGLLAVAGGSFPVTALEHLRSVCRALNAWVLPHQAAIPSVSSAFEDGVIVDDDLRERVERLGRDAVVYTNIEAEPPTLESSENVGADD from the coding sequence ATGGCTCAGCCACACATTGTCGCCCTCTGCGGCAGTCTCCGCGATGGTAGTTACACTCGATTGGCACTGGAACACGCCCTCGCCGGTGCATCTGAGGCCGGTGGGACGACCGAACTCGTCGACCTCCGCGAGCTCGACCTTCCGACATTAAACCCCGACTACGACGAGCAGGGTGACTCCGCCGAACTCACCCGTATCATCGACGAAGCGGACGCCGTGATTCTCGGAACGCCGGTCTACCACGGGTCGTACTCGGGCGTCCTCAAGAACGCACTCGACCACTGCGGGTTCGACGAGTTCGGCGACAAGACGGTCGGTCTCCTCGCCGTCGCCGGTGGGTCGTTCCCCGTCACCGCGCTCGAACATCTCCGCTCCGTCTGCCGGGCGCTAAATGCGTGGGTCCTTCCCCATCAAGCCGCGATTCCGAGCGTGTCTTCGGCGTTCGAAGACGGTGTGATCGTTGATGACGACCTCCGCGAACGCGTGGAGCGACTCGGCCGCGACGCCGTCGTGTACACGAACATCGAAGCCGAACCACCGACGCTTGAGAGCAGCGAAAACGTCGGCGCTGACGACTAA
- a CDS encoding thymidine kinase, with the protein MHAITQSGWVEVISGSMFSGKTEELLRRLRRAEIAGQEISVFKPQLDDRYGETTVGTHAGRSWDASVVPSEGDGVWQIVEELNGEDVVAIDEANFFSAELVGVCEQLAADGKRVVVSGTDQTFRAEPFNPVPQLMALAEYVDKLQAICTICGEPATRNQRLIDGEPAHMDDPTILVGAEESYEARCRNCHTLRRD; encoded by the coding sequence ATGCACGCCATCACGCAGAGTGGATGGGTAGAGGTCATTTCCGGGTCGATGTTCTCGGGAAAGACGGAGGAGTTGCTTCGACGCCTCCGACGCGCGGAGATTGCGGGACAGGAGATTTCGGTGTTCAAACCCCAACTCGACGACCGATACGGTGAGACGACAGTCGGCACGCACGCCGGGCGCTCGTGGGACGCGAGCGTCGTCCCCTCGGAAGGCGATGGTGTCTGGCAAATCGTCGAGGAACTGAACGGCGAAGATGTCGTCGCCATCGACGAGGCGAACTTCTTCTCGGCCGAGTTGGTGGGCGTGTGCGAGCAGTTGGCCGCCGACGGCAAGCGCGTCGTCGTCTCGGGAACCGACCAGACGTTCCGCGCCGAACCGTTCAACCCGGTCCCGCAACTGATGGCGCTCGCCGAGTACGTCGATAAACTGCAGGCAATCTGCACCATCTGCGGCGAACCGGCGACGCGGAACCAGCGACTTATCGACGGCGAACCGGCGCACATGGACGACCCGACCATCCTCGTCGGCGCGGAGGAGTCCTACGAGGCGCGGTGCCGGAACTGTCATACCCTCCGGCGCGACTAG
- a CDS encoding methyl-accepting chemotaxis protein, producing MRLARRLDQLLPDIIRDSFLRKLALGFAMTLLIVAAAGGVTYFTVSEELTQNRQAELEATAGQHAGQTEGWFRERAQTARMLSQYQMLRTGDHEEISKFFVEEREKLPDDVRAIHFVNSETNTVIASSSEVRRGGSAVPGDVTFITGSLDVSLYDPTATTEVYERPGTQLVSFVSAVPGLADRAIVIEANATGLTGTFETPAEGSFTSLVSMNGAVEAGTGPLAGDDYPATESEALALALDGERGVKTVAANGVLDEKHLVAYAPAGENMAVLVHVPTASAYSLGRTVGMLVAALVLVVLFSLAGLGAVVNANTAVPLASLAERVGRLRDGDLDVDLPMWRTDELGAVVDGIDDLRTDLHEQRSDAEAYGERISRAADGDLSVRLPTDSTSRDMRVVAESYNEMMDAVESTVESVSAFGDEVTARSDDVAQATAEVRDAADQVARSVEQISGGAEEQTDNLVALSGEMDELSASVEQVAAAAGDLSTLSAEAADRTENGIQVASAALSGMDDIREETDKAVEEVEALDERLAEIESITDVISGIAEQTNILALNASIEAARAGDAGEGFAVVSEEVKQLAEESQEYAETIAELVSDLQDQRDAVVERIDEMRDRVTEEADAVENAIDSLDGVVDRVEETHHSVSEIDRATDEQADSAQEVLAMADEVAGIGEETTSEAESVSAAVEEQAARLQEVAAVATDLVESADDLDDALAQFDTDAASAVDFDATAATDVATADDIELDFDHENAETDSAGDLGPNRPPAADD from the coding sequence ATGCGACTTGCCCGCCGATTGGACCAACTACTTCCGGACATTATCAGAGATAGTTTTCTTCGGAAACTTGCTCTCGGCTTTGCGATGACGCTTCTCATCGTCGCCGCCGCGGGTGGGGTGACATATTTCACCGTCTCCGAAGAGTTGACACAGAACAGGCAAGCGGAACTCGAAGCCACGGCTGGCCAGCACGCTGGGCAGACCGAAGGGTGGTTCCGAGAACGCGCACAGACCGCGCGGATGCTCTCACAGTACCAAATGCTCCGGACTGGGGACCACGAGGAGATATCGAAGTTCTTCGTCGAAGAACGCGAGAAGCTTCCGGACGACGTCCGTGCGATTCACTTCGTCAACAGCGAGACGAATACGGTTATCGCCAGTTCGTCCGAAGTTCGCCGCGGTGGAAGTGCCGTTCCGGGTGACGTGACGTTCATCACTGGTTCGCTCGACGTGAGTTTGTACGACCCGACCGCGACCACTGAAGTGTACGAACGCCCCGGTACACAGCTCGTCTCGTTCGTGAGCGCCGTTCCGGGACTCGCAGACCGCGCAATCGTCATCGAAGCCAACGCTACGGGGCTGACCGGAACGTTTGAAACCCCCGCTGAAGGGAGCTTTACGTCGCTCGTCTCGATGAATGGCGCGGTCGAAGCCGGTACCGGTCCACTCGCCGGTGACGACTACCCCGCAACCGAGTCGGAGGCGCTCGCCCTCGCCCTCGACGGCGAACGCGGCGTGAAGACCGTCGCTGCGAACGGCGTCCTCGACGAAAAACACCTCGTCGCCTACGCACCGGCGGGTGAGAACATGGCCGTCCTCGTTCACGTGCCGACGGCCAGCGCCTACTCCCTCGGCCGAACAGTCGGTATGCTCGTTGCCGCGCTGGTGCTCGTCGTCCTCTTTTCCCTCGCCGGATTGGGTGCAGTCGTCAACGCCAACACCGCCGTGCCGCTCGCGTCGCTTGCCGAGCGTGTCGGACGACTCCGTGACGGCGACCTCGACGTAGACCTCCCGATGTGGCGAACCGACGAACTCGGCGCTGTCGTCGACGGTATCGACGACTTACGGACCGACCTCCACGAACAGCGGTCGGACGCGGAGGCATACGGAGAACGCATTAGTCGCGCCGCAGACGGCGACCTCTCGGTTCGGTTGCCGACCGACTCGACCAGTCGGGACATGCGCGTCGTCGCCGAATCGTACAACGAGATGATGGATGCCGTAGAATCGACGGTCGAGTCCGTCTCAGCCTTCGGCGACGAAGTCACCGCCCGCAGCGACGACGTGGCGCAGGCAACTGCGGAAGTCCGCGATGCGGCCGACCAAGTTGCCCGGTCGGTCGAGCAAATCTCCGGCGGGGCCGAAGAACAGACCGACAACCTCGTCGCGCTCTCCGGCGAGATGGACGAACTCTCGGCGTCGGTCGAACAGGTCGCGGCGGCCGCAGGTGACCTCTCGACGCTCTCTGCGGAGGCCGCCGACCGAACCGAAAACGGGATTCAGGTCGCATCAGCCGCCCTCTCGGGGATGGACGACATCCGTGAGGAGACCGACAAGGCGGTCGAAGAGGTCGAAGCGCTGGACGAACGCCTCGCCGAAATCGAGTCGATTACGGATGTCATCTCCGGTATCGCGGAGCAGACCAACATCCTCGCGCTGAACGCCTCTATCGAGGCCGCGCGCGCAGGCGACGCCGGCGAAGGGTTCGCCGTCGTCTCCGAGGAAGTCAAGCAACTCGCAGAAGAGAGTCAGGAGTACGCAGAGACCATCGCCGAACTCGTCTCCGACCTGCAGGACCAACGAGACGCTGTCGTCGAGCGAATCGACGAGATGCGCGACCGCGTTACCGAGGAAGCAGATGCGGTCGAAAACGCCATCGACTCACTCGACGGCGTGGTCGACCGAGTCGAAGAGACTCACCACAGCGTCTCCGAGATAGACCGCGCGACCGACGAGCAGGCCGACTCCGCACAGGAAGTGCTGGCGATGGCCGACGAAGTGGCTGGTATCGGCGAGGAAACGACGAGCGAAGCCGAGAGCGTCTCGGCCGCCGTCGAGGAACAGGCCGCCCGCTTGCAGGAGGTCGCGGCGGTCGCAACTGACCTCGTCGAGAGCGCGGACGACCTCGACGACGCACTCGCGCAGTTCGACACCGATGCTGCTTCGGCTGTCGACTTTGACGCTACCGCCGCCACTGACGTTGCTACCGCCGACGACATTGAACTCGACTTCGACCACGAGAACGCCGAAACGGACTCTGCGGGCGACCTCGGCCCGAACCGCCCGCCAGCGGCTGACGACTGA
- a CDS encoding BolA/IbaG family iron-sulfur metabolism protein, with the protein MEIEAIEELIESNIEDADATVSRPRTVDEDHEDDHYAAVVVSPAFEGESLVQQHQLVYDALGDHMTTDIHAMELKTYTPEEYAALDE; encoded by the coding sequence ATGGAAATCGAAGCTATCGAGGAGCTTATCGAATCGAACATCGAAGACGCCGACGCGACCGTCTCCCGTCCACGGACGGTCGACGAAGACCACGAAGACGACCACTACGCCGCCGTCGTCGTCTCGCCAGCCTTCGAGGGGGAGTCGCTCGTCCAGCAGCACCAACTCGTCTACGACGCGCTCGGCGACCACATGACGACCGACATCCACGCGATGGAGCTGAAGACCTACACGCCCGAGGAGTACGCGGCGCTGGACGAGTAG